In Zingiber officinale cultivar Zhangliang chromosome 3B, Zo_v1.1, whole genome shotgun sequence, a single window of DNA contains:
- the LOC121967751 gene encoding F-box/kelch-repeat protein SKIP11-like isoform X1: protein MSEFFIDMLENESCLISRALPSSCEEESKWAYMTFNLLEITTNKRPQLVEPSGLSQDAAVKKLKYEDQSEPSLQEETTCSLDKSDCSNDDDNQHCYSSSLISQIGRDTSIKCLLHCSRSHYGALASLNRAFNSLIRSGELYKLRRKDGIIEHWVYFSCNVLEWEAFDPYCRRWITLPKMPQNDFFMHTDKESLAVGTELLVFGKYFTSYISHIVLRYSLLTNSWSQSIEMNCPRCLFGSASFGEKAIIAGGTDAQGTILSSAELYNSETQSWETLPSMNKPRKMCSGAFMDNKFYVIGGMSSPTEFLTCGEEYDLIKHTWSVIPNMSAGLHGPSGAPPLLAVVNNELYAADYAEKEVKKYDKKNNSWITLGRLPERPDSVNGWGIAFRACGDRIIVIGGQRVLGGGMIELNSWTPSDGPPNWNMIGTKHCGNFVYNCTVMGC from the exons At GTCTGAATTTTTCATAGACATGCTGGAAAATGAGTCATGTTTGATCTCAAGAGCATTGCCGAGCTCCTGCGAGGAAGAATCAAAATGGGCTTATATGACATTCAACCTCTTGGAGATTACGACCAACAAACGCCCCCAACTTGTCGAACCATCAGGGCTAAGCCAAGATGCTGCAGTAAAGAAACTTAAATATGAAGATCAATCAGAGCCTTCCTTGCAAGAAGAAACAACATGCTCTTTGGATAAATCTGATTGTTCAAATGATGATGACAACCAACATTGTTATTCTAGCTCTCTTATAAGCCAAATTGGCCGCGACACGTCTATAAAATGTCTGCTCCACTGCTCTCGGTCACACTATGGCGCCCTTGCATCCCTCAATCGGGCTTTTAATTCCCTGATTCGCTCGGGTGAACTCTACAAGTTACGACGGAAGGATGGGATTATTGAGCACTGGGTGTATTTCTCTTGTAACGTGCTTGAGTGGGAAGCATTTGATCCATATTGCAGGCGCTGGATTACCCTTCCAAAAATGCCTCAGAATGATTTCTTTATGCACACTGATAAAGAGTCTTTGGCTGTGGGAACTGAACTTCTTGTTTTTGGAAAGTACTTCACCTCTTACATTTCTCATATAGTACTAAGATACAGCCTTTTAACAAACTCTTGGTCCCAAAGTATCGAAATGAATTGCCCGAGGTGCTTGTTTGGATCTGCTAGTTTCGGGGAGAAAGCTATTATAGCTGGTGGCACAGACGCTCAAGGTACTATATTGAGTTCTGCAGAACTTTACAATTCTGAGACTCAATCTTGGGAAACTCTTCCTAGTATGAACAAACCCAGAAAGATGTGTTCAGGTGCCTTCATGGACAATAAGTTCTACGTCATTGGTGGAATGTCTAGCCCTACCGAATTCTTGACGTGCGGTGAAGAATATGATTTGATCAAACATACATGGAGTGTCATCCCAAATATGTCTGCAGGGCTCCATGGGCCTAGTGGTGCACCTCCACTTCTTGCGGTAGTTAATAATGAACTATATGCAGCTGATTATGCAGAAAAGGAGGTCAAGAAATATGATAAGAAGAATAACTCTTGGATCACTTTGGGAAGATTGCCGGAAAGGCCAGATTCAGTGAACGGTTGGGGCATAGCTTTTCGGGCTTGTGGTGATAGAATTATAGTTATTGGTGGACAACGGGTTCTTGGAGGAGGGATGATTGAACTTAATTCATGGACACCGAGTGATGGCCCCCCAAATTGGAACATGATTGGCACCAAGCACTGTGGGAACTTCGTGTATAATTGCACTGTGATGGGCTGCTGA
- the LOC121967751 gene encoding F-box/kelch-repeat protein SKIP11-like isoform X2 — protein sequence MLENESCLISRALPSSCEEESKWAYMTFNLLEITTNKRPQLVEPSGLSQDAAVKKLKYEDQSEPSLQEETTCSLDKSDCSNDDDNQHCYSSSLISQIGRDTSIKCLLHCSRSHYGALASLNRAFNSLIRSGELYKLRRKDGIIEHWVYFSCNVLEWEAFDPYCRRWITLPKMPQNDFFMHTDKESLAVGTELLVFGKYFTSYISHIVLRYSLLTNSWSQSIEMNCPRCLFGSASFGEKAIIAGGTDAQGTILSSAELYNSETQSWETLPSMNKPRKMCSGAFMDNKFYVIGGMSSPTEFLTCGEEYDLIKHTWSVIPNMSAGLHGPSGAPPLLAVVNNELYAADYAEKEVKKYDKKNNSWITLGRLPERPDSVNGWGIAFRACGDRIIVIGGQRVLGGGMIELNSWTPSDGPPNWNMIGTKHCGNFVYNCTVMGC from the coding sequence ATGCTGGAAAATGAGTCATGTTTGATCTCAAGAGCATTGCCGAGCTCCTGCGAGGAAGAATCAAAATGGGCTTATATGACATTCAACCTCTTGGAGATTACGACCAACAAACGCCCCCAACTTGTCGAACCATCAGGGCTAAGCCAAGATGCTGCAGTAAAGAAACTTAAATATGAAGATCAATCAGAGCCTTCCTTGCAAGAAGAAACAACATGCTCTTTGGATAAATCTGATTGTTCAAATGATGATGACAACCAACATTGTTATTCTAGCTCTCTTATAAGCCAAATTGGCCGCGACACGTCTATAAAATGTCTGCTCCACTGCTCTCGGTCACACTATGGCGCCCTTGCATCCCTCAATCGGGCTTTTAATTCCCTGATTCGCTCGGGTGAACTCTACAAGTTACGACGGAAGGATGGGATTATTGAGCACTGGGTGTATTTCTCTTGTAACGTGCTTGAGTGGGAAGCATTTGATCCATATTGCAGGCGCTGGATTACCCTTCCAAAAATGCCTCAGAATGATTTCTTTATGCACACTGATAAAGAGTCTTTGGCTGTGGGAACTGAACTTCTTGTTTTTGGAAAGTACTTCACCTCTTACATTTCTCATATAGTACTAAGATACAGCCTTTTAACAAACTCTTGGTCCCAAAGTATCGAAATGAATTGCCCGAGGTGCTTGTTTGGATCTGCTAGTTTCGGGGAGAAAGCTATTATAGCTGGTGGCACAGACGCTCAAGGTACTATATTGAGTTCTGCAGAACTTTACAATTCTGAGACTCAATCTTGGGAAACTCTTCCTAGTATGAACAAACCCAGAAAGATGTGTTCAGGTGCCTTCATGGACAATAAGTTCTACGTCATTGGTGGAATGTCTAGCCCTACCGAATTCTTGACGTGCGGTGAAGAATATGATTTGATCAAACATACATGGAGTGTCATCCCAAATATGTCTGCAGGGCTCCATGGGCCTAGTGGTGCACCTCCACTTCTTGCGGTAGTTAATAATGAACTATATGCAGCTGATTATGCAGAAAAGGAGGTCAAGAAATATGATAAGAAGAATAACTCTTGGATCACTTTGGGAAGATTGCCGGAAAGGCCAGATTCAGTGAACGGTTGGGGCATAGCTTTTCGGGCTTGTGGTGATAGAATTATAGTTATTGGTGGACAACGGGTTCTTGGAGGAGGGATGATTGAACTTAATTCATGGACACCGAGTGATGGCCCCCCAAATTGGAACATGATTGGCACCAAGCACTGTGGGAACTTCGTGTATAATTGCACTGTGATGGGCTGCTGA